From one Lycium barbarum isolate Lr01 chromosome 6, ASM1917538v2, whole genome shotgun sequence genomic stretch:
- the LOC132598843 gene encoding uncharacterized protein LOC132598843, giving the protein MEGEGEGAARERSTSPTRARPGCDPFLVTCRVFGFVTALAAILCVAVNVYSAVRSFMHGYDVFDGIFRCYAVLIAIVVVVAETEWSFFIKFWKVLEFLAGRGMLQIFVGVMTRAYPEVYGQRNDLILFQNIASYFLIACGAVNIISGLLCFGFIKRARQVKEVSREQAIQDQQESERRREELEALLIQERA; this is encoded by the exons ATGGAGGGAGAGGGGGAAGGAGCAGCGAGAGAGCGATCAACTTCACCAACTAGAGCCCGACCCGGATGCGACCCGTTCCTGGTGACTTGTAGAGTGTTCGGCTTTGTTACTGCCTTGGCTGCTATTCTCTGCGTTGCTGTTAATGTTTACTCTGCCGTGAGATCATTTATGCATGGTTATGAC GTATTTGATGGAATTTTCCGCTGTTATGCCGTTTTGATTGCAATTGTTGTGGTCGTTGCGGAGACCGAGTGGAGCTTTTTCATAAAGTTCTGGAAG GTGTTGGAGTTTTTAGCTGGAAGGGGCATGCTACAGATCTT CGTTGGAGTGATGACCAGAGCTTATCCTGAAGTATATGGGCAAAGGAATGACCTCATTCTTTTCCAGAACATAGCTAGCTACTTTCTTATTGCCTGTGGAGCAGTTAACATTATATCA GGATTGTTGTGCTTTGGATTTATCAAACGTGCGCGCCAGGTGAAAGAAGTCTCCAGGGAGCAAGCGATTCAGGATCAGCAG GAATCGGAGCGTCGTAGAGAAGAGCTTGAAGCACTGTTGATACAAGAGAGGGCTTGA
- the LOC132598841 gene encoding 1,8-cineol synthase, chloroplastic-like codes for MAMATIISASIITKPNFIWTLQVPKSGISNAQAAPSIRRSGNYQPSIWDYTHIQSLKNQYSSENFIRRRNELKMEVKIMLNDRNMKPLDQLEIIDNLQRLGLSYHFEDEIYSIMNTIYGKNSEKLSKRDHLYAKALEFRLLRQNGFNISQEIFDGLYDNMAAGHCTEDTKGMLYLYEASFLATEGENELELARTLTEKHLRVYLENKNYKDQDLAELVHHALELPLHWRMLRLEARWFINFYKKRQDMIPFLLELASLDFNIVQAAHVEDLKYVSRWWKETCLAENLPFGRDRLVENFFWTVGVNFLPQYGYFRRIATKVNALVTTIDDVYDVFGTLDELQIFTDAIQRWNINELDKLPDIMKMCYFALDNFINEVAGDAFEEHGIFILPYLRNAWTDLCNSYLREAKWYHSQYTPTMEEYMDNAWISITAPVILVHAYFLVANPVNKEALHYLENYHDIIRCSALILRLANDLGTSSD; via the exons ATGGCAATGGCCACAATCATCTCTGCATCTATTATTACCAAACCAAATTTTATTTGGACATTACAAGTTCCAAAATCCGGCATTTCTAATGCTCAAGCTGCCCCCAGTATTCGACGATCTGGAAATTATCAGCCTTCTATTTGGGACTATACTCATATTCAATCATTGAAGAATCAATATTCA AGTGAGAATTTCATCAGACGCCGCAATGAACTGAAAATGGAAGTCAAGATTATGCTTAATGATCGTAACATGAAGCCATTGGACCAGTTGGAGATTATCGATAATTTGCAAAGGCTTGGATTATCTTATCACTTTGAAGATGAAATATACAGCATTATGAATACAATATATGGCAAAAATAGCGAAAAATTGAGCAAAAGAGATCACTTGTATGCTAAAGCTCTTGAATTTAGACTCTTGAGACAAAACGGATTTAACATTTCACAAG AAATATTTGATGGTTTGTATGACAATATGGCAGCTGGTCATTGTACTGAGGATACAAAAGGGATGCTATATTTGTATGAAGCTTCATTTCTTGCAACAGAAGGTGAAAATGAATTGGAGTTAGCAAGAACTTTGACAGAAAAACACCTAAGAGTATATTtggaaaataaaaattataaggATCAAGATCTGGCTGAGCTAGTGCACCATGCTTTGGAGCTTCCATTGCATTGGAGGATGTTGAGATTAGAGGCAAGGTGGTTCATCAATTTCTACAAGAAAAGACAAGACATGATCCCTTTCTTGCTTGAGCTGGCTAGCCTTGACTTCAACATTGTTCAAGCAGCTCATGTTGAGGACTTAAAATATGTGTCTAG GTGGTGGAAGGAAACATGCTTAGCAGAGAATCTGCCATTTGGTAGAGATAGGTTGGTGGAGAATTTTTTTTGGACAGTCGGAGTAAATTTCCTTCCTCAATATGGATACTTCAGAAGAATTGCCACAAAAGTAAATGCTTTAGTAACCACAATAGATGATGTCTATGATgtttttggtactctggatgaacTACAAATCTTCACTGATGCCATCCAAAG ATGGAATATCAACGAGTTGGATAAACTCCCAGACATTATGAAGATGTGCTATTTTGCACTCGACAACTTTATTAACGAAGTGGCTGGTGATGCTTTTGAAGAGCATGGCATTTTCATTTTACCATATCTAAGAAATGCG TGGACAGATTTGTGCAATTCATACTTGAGAGAAGCAAAGTGGTACCATAGCCAGTATACCCCAACCATGGAAGAATATATGGACAATGCCTGGATCTCGATAACAGCTCCAGTAATATTAGTACATGCATATTTCCTCGTTGCCAACCCTGTAAACAAGGAGGCTTTGCATTACTTGGAGAATTACCATGACATAATTCGTTGCTCAGCATTGATTTTGCGGCTCGCCAATGATTTAGGAACATCATCG GACTAG
- the LOC132598842 gene encoding uncharacterized protein LOC132598842, whose product MGEEKVKNEAIEIMGLFQVLPRLVVFDLDYTLWPFYCECRSKNEMPSMYPQAKGILHAFKDKGVDVAIASRSPTPDIANAFLKKLGIKSMFVAQEIFSSWTHKTEHFQKINRKTTVPYNEMLFFDDENRNIQAVSKMGVTSILVGKGVDLGALRQGLSEFVQKTASVEKNKERWRKFSKESGSSKSDTQ is encoded by the exons ATGGGAGAGGAAAAGGTGAAGAATGAAGCAATTGAGATAATGGGTCTGTTTCAAGTGCTTCCTCGTCTAGTCGTCTTCGATCTTGATTACACCCTTTGGCCCTTTTATTG TGAATGCCGCTCCAAAAATGAAATGCCATCTATGTATCCTCAGGCCAAAGGTATCTTACATGCCTTCAAGGACAAGGGAGTCGATGTTGCTATTGCCTCAAGATCACCCACTCCAGATATTGCCAACGCTTTCCTTAAGAAACTCGGGATAAAATCAATGTTTGTAGCCCAG GAGATATTCTCCAGTTGGACACATAAGACGGAACACTTTCAGAAAATCAATCGAAAGACAACGGTGCCTTACAATGAGATGCTGTTTTTTGATGATGAAAATCGGAATATACAAGCG GTTTCAAAAATGGGTGTCACAAGCATATTGGTGGGCAAAGGGGTAGACTTAGGGGCTTTGAGGCAAGGACTCTCTGAATTTGTTCAGAAAACTGCTTCAGTGGAAAAGAACAAAGAACGATGGCGCAAATTCTCAAAAGAATCGGGTTCATCCAAAAGTGACACACAATGA
- the LOC132598844 gene encoding uncharacterized protein LOC132598844 translates to MEGDGEGAARERSISPTRARPGSDPFLVTCRVFSFVTALAAILCVAVNAYSAVRSFMHGYDVFDGILRCYAVLIAIVVVVAETEWSFFIKFWKVLEFLAGRGMLQIFVGVMTRAYPEVYGQRKNLILLQNIASYFLIACGAVNIISGLLCFGFIKRARQAKEVSREQAIQDLQELERRREELEALLIQERA, encoded by the exons ATGGAGGGAGATGGGGAAGGAGCAGCGAGAGAGCGATCAATTTCACCAACTAGAGCCCGACCCGGATCCGACCCGTTCCTGGTGACCTGTAGAGTGTTCAGCTTTGTTACTGCCTTGGCTGCTATTCTCTGCGTTGCTGTTAATGCTTACTCTGCCGTGAGATCATTTATGCATGGTTATGAC GTATTTGATGGAATTTTGCGCTGTTATGCCGTGTTAATTGCAATTGTTGTGGTCGTTGCGGAGACCGAGTGGAGCTTTTTCATAAAGTTCTGGAAG GTGTTGGAGTTTTTAGCTGGAAGGGGCATGCTCCAGATCTT CGTTGGTGTGATGACCAGAGCTTATCCTGAAGTATATGGGCAAAGGAAGAACCTCATTCTTCTCCAGAACATAGCTAGCTACTTTCTTATTGCCTGTGGTGCAGTTAACATTATATCA GGATTGTTGTGCTTTGGATTTATCAAACGTGCGCGCCAGGCGAAAGAAGTCTCCAGGGAGCAAGCGATTCAGGATCTGCAG GAATTGGAGCGTCGTAGAGAAGAGCTTGAAGCACTGTTGATACAAGAGAGGGCTTGA